The Pseudomonadota bacterium genome contains the following window.
CGCGCAACGGTACGGAGGTTGCGGTGGCTTGCCGTGAAACGGTTTAGATAAGGCACAGCATCCGAACGGCGGTGAGGTGGTGAACACCGTCTACGAAGGACCAGAAGTTTTCCATTCTTCTACCCTTGTGGAGGTATCTATGAATGAGACATTGCACCAGTGTATCCAGGAATGCGTTAACTGCCACGGTATTTGTCTGAATACTACTACCTATTGTTTGGAGCAAGGGGGCCGACACGCCGAGGGCGGCCGTATTCGGCTGTTAATCGATTGCGCCGAGATCTGTCAGACCAGCGCGAACTTCATGCTTCGCGGCTCCTTACTGCATGCACGTACGTGTGCTGTGTGCGCCGAGATTTGCGCTCAGTGCGCCGAAGATTGCGGGCAGTTCAAAGACGATGCCCATATGCAGCGCTGTGCGGAGACATGCCGGCGCTGCGCCGAGTCTTGCCGAGAAATGGCGGCGCATGGCTAGCCTGAAGTTCTATGCAGGGTAATTGGTCCCAACATTGGCGCGGTGTGTCCGCTGCTCAAGCGGTGAAGCGTAGGGATATCCCGGCCACC
Protein-coding sequences here:
- a CDS encoding four-helix bundle copper-binding protein, producing the protein MNETLHQCIQECVNCHGICLNTTTYCLEQGGRHAEGGRIRLLIDCAEICQTSANFMLRGSLLHARTCAVCAEICAQCAEDCGQFKDDAHMQRCAETCRRCAESCREMAAHG